The genomic region AACGCGGCCGACTTCCAGGCTCCGCCGGTCAGCGTGACCCACTACATGGACCGCGACGACCAGTTCCTCGCGACCATTTCGCCGCGACGCTACTTCTGCAGCCAGTGCCACGTGGTGCAGACAGATGCCAGACCGCTGGTGGCGAACGGCTTCCGTGACATCGACACAGTGCTGGCCGACGAACAGGCCAGACGCGGACAGGCGAACTGACATGTGGACGCGGGCAAAGCACAGGTTTCTCGAACTCTGGAAGACCCTGCGCAAACCGAGCCGGCACTACAGCCTCGGTTTCCTGACCCTGGGCGGGTTCATCGCCGGGATCATCTTCTGGGGTGGATTCAACACGGCGCTGGAAGCGACCAACACCGAAAGCTTCTGTACCGGTTGCCATGAAATGCGCGACAACGTCTTCGAGGAGTTGAAGACCACCATCCACTACAACAACCGTTCCGGTGTGCGCGCGACCTGCCCGGATTGCCACGTTCCGCACGACTGGACCGACAAGATTGCGCGCAAGATGCAGGCTTCGAAAGAGGTCTGGGGGAAGGTGTTCGGCACCATCAATACTCGCGAGAAGTTCCTCGATGAGCGCCTGGTCCTCGCCAGTCACGAATGGGCACGGCTGAAAGCCAACGATTCGCTGGAATGCCGAAACTGTCACGACTACGATTCGATGGACCTGACCCGGCAGGCGCCGCGGTCGGCACAGATCCACCAGCGCTGGCTCGGCAGCGGCGAGAAAACCTGCATCGACTGCCACAAGGGCGTCGCTCACCAGTTGCCTGACATGCGGGACATCCCTCAGGGGTAATGCTTCCAAGGCGTCGTCGATCGTTTATGACAGACGCAGGGCAGAAGGCTGCAACCGACAGATTCAGTATTAATTGACACAGGTCAACAGGCGTCTGTGGTAATGGTGCGTAATGGGCATTACAGCCATCACCGGATGCCATGGACATGATCAAGGATCTGGTACTTCCCCTCACCGACACGCCCGGTGACGCCAACGCGTTGGATGCGGCGCTGATCCTGGCCGACTACACACAGGCGCATCTCACCGTGGTGGGGACAATCTATCTTCCGTCTCCGGCATACGGAGCCTGGGGAATGACCCTGGACGCTTCGTCGATGCAGCGGGTCCACACCGAGGCACGTGCCATGGCGGAAGCCCAGGCTGCGCAGTTGCGCGAGCGTCTCAACCGGGAAGCGGTCTCATCGGAGTTGCGCCTGGTGGAGACACTGGTACCCAATTCGCAGCGTAAAGCGTTACTGCACGCACGCTATGCCGATCTCGTCGTGATGACGTCTGCCGAGGATGGAACTGGCGGGAGCCCCTCCGTCCACGCCTTCTTCAGCACGATGCTGCTTGAATCAGGACGGCCGGTGCTGGTTGTTCCGCCCAGCTGTCGCCTGAAGATGCCACCACGGCATATCGTGGTGGCATGGCGACCCACACGGGAAGCGACGAATGCCCTGCATGCGGCGATGCCGCTGTTGCGCACCGCTCAAACGGTGGATGTGCTGGAGATAGAGAGCGGGCCGGAGGAACGTAGCGAGGATGGAGAGCAGCCAGGTGCGGATATTGCAACGCACCTGGCCCGGCATGACCTCAAGGTGCGTGTTGTGGTCAAACAGCAGCACGGTGATCCAGTGGCTACGGCACTGCTGCGACACTGCAATGAATCCGATGCCGAGCTGTTGGTTGCAGGCGGATATGGTGGTTCGCGTTTCCGTGAATGGATGCTCGGTGGAACGACCCGTCAGCTGCTGCAGTTCGCGCATCTTCCGGTGTTCTTCTCGCATTGAGGTTCGGTCCTCTTCGGGTCAGGAAGGCCCATCCCGCTCGGGTTGGAGTGTCAAGGACCAATGGAATGACGGCTTCGTCCGACTTCAGGTGATGACAGGTACCGGAGAAAGCCGAGCCTCGAACGGGAGATACACTCATGCATCAACTAAATACCAATCGCATGCGCCGCGACCTGCGCAAAATCGTCGACGATGTCGAGCGAACCGTGCAGAACATGGCCGGCGCTGGCGGAGAGCAGTTCGACGAGCTGAAACTGAGTACAGGTCGCCGGCTGCGAAAAGTCAGCTCACAACTGGCTGAACTCGAGCACGGTGCGATCGACCGCGCACGGGCTGCGGGAAAGCACACGCGAGATTACGTGCACAACCACCCGTGGGTTGTGGTTGGAAGCCTGGCGGCTCTGGTGATCGCACTAGGTGTACTGACTCGAAGGCGGCGTTGAAACGTTTCATGGCCATCCCGTGGACCGCGGCCGCCAGGCAGGATCTGAGCGTGGCTGCAGGCCGCTGAAGTACATCGATGGGAGCCTTCCATAGGCTCCCTGTTCGCCTTCTCCCATTGCTTGCGGGCATCGTCGCGTCATTCGCGCCTTATAGCCTTTTCGCGATGGAATTTTGTCGCGTGTCAGGCACCGCGACGCCCGATGCGGGCTCCTGTCTATCGATGCCCTTCATCGTCATGCTCTTCATCGACCGCTTCAGTCTGAGCCGGTTGCATGTTCTTCCGTACTTTGGACGCAGGGTGCTCGCCCATGCCGTCCATACCACGATGACGCATCTCCATCCCTGATTCCATCATTGGATTCTGGCCAATGAGGTGCGCCGGATAGGCGCGATCGAAATCGCCCTGTTGCATGTACTTGACCATGTAATAGCCGGAACAAAGAGCGGTCCCGATTCCAACCACCAATGCAAGCACGCCTGCCGACAGGACCAGCGAGCTCGACTCGGTACGCCCGCGTCGGATAAGTAGCAAGCCCCACACAGCCAATGTGATGGAAGCGAGTACAGTCAGATCGCCGAGAAACTCAGCCATTGTCATGCTCCTCGAAGAGTTGTGCCAACCAGCGTGATCGATCGATCAATCGCCGTATTGATCTGGATCAGCAAAGCCACATTCAGGCAAGGGAAGCGGCCTCAGCCACTCATCGGCAATTTCGACTCGATGGAGCTTGACGCAGGTCAAGTCGCTACCAGGGTTTGCGTCCAACATGATCGCCGACCCCAGCGTAAGACGACCGGTCTTTTCAGGCTCCCAAGCCAGACAGGTCTTCGACGCGACCCATCAAGGATCGGCGCTTGACGACACAGGCTCCCCAGAGCGGCCGCCAGGCACCAAGCAAGCTGAGGCAACTGCAATGGACAAGCCGGAAGACACCCTGCCATCGCACCCCATCGATCCATCCGGGGAGCGTCGATCCCTGCAATTGCTGGTGCCTGGAATGGGCAGCGACCATTGTGCCGGGCTGATTGCCACCTCCGTTGAGCGGCTACCGGGCATCTTCAGCCTCAACACCAATGTCGCCAACCACCACGTCACGGTTGAGTTCGATTCGGGCCGGCTTGGTGATGGCGACATCCGGAATGCCATCGAGCGGGCAGGCTACGAAGTGGCCAGAGTCGGCGAATACCCGGCGCACGCCGGCACGGACGGGGATGAAGCCGTAGAAGAACGCTATCTCGACCAGGCCTGGCAGCGCCTGTGGTTTGCCGCCATACCCACCACCCTGATCATGGCGCTGATGATGGTGCACATGTTCTGGGTGCCGGTGCCGGGGTACCTGGCCCTGGTGGCCCTGCTCGCATTTCCCGTGGTGTTCATGCGGGGTGGTTGGGCCACCCACCGCTCGTCCTGGCGATCCCTTGCCAACCGTACCGCCAACATGGATGTGCTCATCTCCATGGGCAGCCTGCCTCCCTACCTGATCGGGTTGGCGGGCTTCGTCTACCCCATGACCTCGTTCATCGAAATGGCCGCCACCATCATGAGCTTCCACATGCTGGGGCGTTATCTGGAGACCCGGGCCAAGGGCCGCGCATCGCAGGCGATCAAGAAGCTGCTCAAACTGGGCGCAAAGACCGCATCCGTGTTGCGGGACGGGCGGGAAACCGAAGTGCCGGTCGCACAACTTCAAGTGGACGACATCATGGTGGTGCGCCCTGGCGCCAAGGTGCCCACCGATGGCGAAATCGTCGCGGGCAGCAGTCACCTGGATGAATCCATCGCCACGGGCGAGTCCGTGCCGGTGGAGAAAGGTCCGGGCGATGCGGTGATCGGCGCCACCATCAACAAGGAAGGCATGCTGCAAGTGCGCGCCACCCGGGTGGGCGCCGACACTTTCCTGTCCCAGGTTGTCCGGCTGGTGGAACAGGCCCAAGGCTCAAAGGTGCCGATCCAGGAATTCGCGGACAAGGTGACTGCCAGGTTCGTTCCGGCGGTGATCCTGATCAGTTTGGCAAGCCTGGTTACATGGCTGCTGTTTGCCGATTCGCTGAGGCCGGTTCTCTACTGGGGCGCCGGCTTTCTGCCATGGGTGGACCCGGAGTTGTCGCCGTTGATGCTGGGCCTCCTGTCCGCCGTAGCGGTGCTGGTGATCGCCTGTCCGTGCGCCCTTGGGCTCGCCACGCCGACCGCCATCATGGTGGGATCGGGGCTGGGCGCCGAGACCGGGGTGCTGATCCGCTCGGGTGAAGCGATTCAGTCCCTGAAAGACATAAAGGTCGTGGTGTTGGACAAGACCGGCACCATCACCAGGGGAGAGCCCTCCCTTACCGACGTCATCGCCGTCGGCGGGTTCGCCGAGGACGACGTCCTGATGTACGCGGCTTCGGTGGAAGTCGGCTCGGAACACCCGCTGGGACAGGCCATCGTCAATGGCGCCCGGCAGAGAGAGCTGGACATACCCACCGTCAGCCATTTCAAGGCGGTTACCGCCCGCGGCGTGGAAGGCCGCGTGAATAGCAGACTTGTCCACGTCGGCAGTCGCCGCCTCCTCGATGAAGAGGGAATCGAACTGGAGGAGCTTGAAGACGCTCTGGTCAGACTGGAGAACGAAGGCAAGACCGCGATGCTCGTCGCTGCCGACGGTCGTGCCGCCGGTATCGTCGCTGTCGCCGACACCATCAAGGACGAGTCGAAAGCCGCCATCGCCGCCCTTCATGAGTTGGATATTCACACGATCATGATCACCGGCGACAACGAGCGCACGGCACGCCATGTCGCCAATCAGGTAGGTATCGATGAGGTGCTGGCGGGGGTCCTGCCGGAAGGCAAGGTCGAAGCCATCAGGAAGCTGCAGGAAATGCATGGCCAGCAGGTGGCCATGGTAGGCGACGGCATCAACGACGCGCCGGCCCTGAAACAGGCCAACGTCGGCATCGCCATCGGCGCCGGAGCCGATGTCGCCATCGAGGCGGCTGACGTCACCCTGGTGGGGGGTGAGTTGACCAAGGTGGTCGAAGCTATCCGCCTGTCCCGTGGCACCTTCCGCAAGATCGTGGAAAACCTGTTCTGGGCCTGGTTCTACAACGTGGCCGCCATTCCCATCGCTGCCGCTGGCCTGCTGCATCCCATGATCGGTGTGATCGCCATGACTGCCAGTTCCCTGTCCGTGATCGGCAACTCCCTCCGTCTCAAACGGCTGAAGCTGAACGTGGACAAATGATCTGTTTCGACTCGATAACGCTGCCGCGGCAGCCGGCACAGGAGAAACCCACATGGCCACCAAGCCCGGATACTGGACAAGCCTTCACGGCCTGGCAACGCTCATACTCATTGGCGCGGCGCTCTATTTTCTCTTTGTGGAGCACGCTGCTCACGTCCTCCCGTATCTCCCCGTCCTGATCATCCTGCTGTGCCCGCTGATGCATCTCTTCATGCACAAGGGCCATGGCGGGCACAGCCAAGGCGGAGAGCAGCACCATGATGCGGAAGAGGCTTATCGGCGCGGCCTGGAAGAGGGACGAAAAGAGACGGGCAAACGCTTGTGACTTCTTGCGAAGGAACGGTCGTATGCAACGCCCTGCAGCAGGCGTAGCTTCTCAGCGTTGCGTTAGAGGCTCTGCAGGTAGACGATCAGGGCGTCGATATCCTCCGGCGGCAATGAGCGGTAGACGCGTTTTGCGTTCAGGGCAGACGGCGACAGTCCGTCGCGGACGGCATCGGTGCCGAGAATCCAGTCTCGCATCTCTGCGGCGTCCATGTGCCTGGCGATGTCATCCAGGGGACTGCGGCGACCGCCCACGCCACCGATCGAATGGCAGCGTACGCAATCTTCCTCGCGGAACAGTTCGCGCCCGCGGGCGATCTGTGCCTGTTTACCGGCGCCCGCCGCGGTCGGGGCGCCCCCGGCATCGTCGCCGACGGATGGATTCATCACGGCCGCGAAGGTGGCCGACAGGACTACAACCATGATGCCCGAGAGCACGGCGAGGGTTCTTGCCAGACGTTTACGCATGATGATTCTCCTTCAAGCCAGGTCGAATATTTCCGAGTGCATCCGCGTAGCCGGAACATCCAGCGAACGCAGGCTGCGTTCGGCAAGCTGGATCATCGGTTTCGGCCCACAGATGAAGTAATGGAACCCGTGCCGTCCGGCCGGAAGATGGCGTGCCAGGACCTCGCGGGTGATGAAGCCGCGCTCTCCGGTCCATCCATCCGGCGGTTCGCCCAGCACGTGCACGACATGCAGGTCCAGGTGTCCGGCCATAACATCGAGTTCTTCCCGGAACACGATGCGCTCCCAGCGACGGTTGCCGTAGAACAGCCATAGTGGGCGGGTATCTCCGCGGTCGGCGAGTGCCCGCAACATGCTGACGATCGGCGCGATGCCCACACCGCCGGCGATGAACACGTGCCCGGTCGCGTCCGGATGTCTGTCGACTCCGAAGGCGCCATAGGGACCGTCCACCCACGCGGCCATACCGGGCTGGAGGTCGCCGATGGTCGCGGTGAAGTCGCCCAGCGCCTTGATGGTGAACTCGAGGCGCCCCGGCCGGGTAGGGCTGGAGGAGAACGAAAAAGGATGCTCGCGCATTGCCAACGGTGAGGCACGCAGGCTCAGCCAGGAAAATTGCCCCGGCTCGTAATGGAAAGCCGCTGCATGCTGCGGTTCGACAGCCACGGTCCAACTGCGTCCCCGCTCCTGACGGATCTCGGTGACCCGCCAGGGGTGCCGCTGCAGCCACCACGGACGGATCACGCGGACATGGACGACCAGGGCGATGGCGGACAGCGCCAGCGTAATCCATAGCCCGCGTTTGAACGGCGTCAGCAGGTAGCTGGCCGAACCCAGGATGTGCAGCAGCGCGAATGCGATGCCCAGCACGGCCAGGACCGTGTGCATGCGGCGCCAGACGTCGTAGTCG from Lysobacter alkalisoli harbors:
- a CDS encoding cytochrome c3 family protein, translating into MWTRAKHRFLELWKTLRKPSRHYSLGFLTLGGFIAGIIFWGGFNTALEATNTESFCTGCHEMRDNVFEELKTTIHYNNRSGVRATCPDCHVPHDWTDKIARKMQASKEVWGKVFGTINTREKFLDERLVLASHEWARLKANDSLECRNCHDYDSMDLTRQAPRSAQIHQRWLGSGEKTCIDCHKGVAHQLPDMRDIPQG
- a CDS encoding universal stress protein, translating into MIKDLVLPLTDTPGDANALDAALILADYTQAHLTVVGTIYLPSPAYGAWGMTLDASSMQRVHTEARAMAEAQAAQLRERLNREAVSSELRLVETLVPNSQRKALLHARYADLVVMTSAEDGTGGSPSVHAFFSTMLLESGRPVLVVPPSCRLKMPPRHIVVAWRPTREATNALHAAMPLLRTAQTVDVLEIESGPEERSEDGEQPGADIATHLARHDLKVRVVVKQQHGDPVATALLRHCNESDAELLVAGGYGGSRFREWMLGGTTRQLLQFAHLPVFFSH
- a CDS encoding DUF883 family protein; translated protein: MHQLNTNRMRRDLRKIVDDVERTVQNMAGAGGEQFDELKLSTGRRLRKVSSQLAELEHGAIDRARAAGKHTRDYVHNHPWVVVGSLAALVIALGVLTRRRR
- a CDS encoding heavy metal translocating P-type ATPase, which produces MDKPEDTLPSHPIDPSGERRSLQLLVPGMGSDHCAGLIATSVERLPGIFSLNTNVANHHVTVEFDSGRLGDGDIRNAIERAGYEVARVGEYPAHAGTDGDEAVEERYLDQAWQRLWFAAIPTTLIMALMMVHMFWVPVPGYLALVALLAFPVVFMRGGWATHRSSWRSLANRTANMDVLISMGSLPPYLIGLAGFVYPMTSFIEMAATIMSFHMLGRYLETRAKGRASQAIKKLLKLGAKTASVLRDGRETEVPVAQLQVDDIMVVRPGAKVPTDGEIVAGSSHLDESIATGESVPVEKGPGDAVIGATINKEGMLQVRATRVGADTFLSQVVRLVEQAQGSKVPIQEFADKVTARFVPAVILISLASLVTWLLFADSLRPVLYWGAGFLPWVDPELSPLMLGLLSAVAVLVIACPCALGLATPTAIMVGSGLGAETGVLIRSGEAIQSLKDIKVVVLDKTGTITRGEPSLTDVIAVGGFAEDDVLMYAASVEVGSEHPLGQAIVNGARQRELDIPTVSHFKAVTARGVEGRVNSRLVHVGSRRLLDEEGIELEELEDALVRLENEGKTAMLVAADGRAAGIVAVADTIKDESKAAIAALHELDIHTIMITGDNERTARHVANQVGIDEVLAGVLPEGKVEAIRKLQEMHGQQVAMVGDGINDAPALKQANVGIAIGAGADVAIEAADVTLVGGELTKVVEAIRLSRGTFRKIVENLFWAWFYNVAAIPIAAAGLLHPMIGVIAMTASSLSVIGNSLRLKRLKLNVDK
- a CDS encoding DUF2933 domain-containing protein encodes the protein MATKPGYWTSLHGLATLILIGAALYFLFVEHAAHVLPYLPVLIILLCPLMHLFMHKGHGGHSQGGEQHHDAEEAYRRGLEEGRKETGKRL
- a CDS encoding c-type cytochrome, which translates into the protein MRKRLARTLAVLSGIMVVVLSATFAAVMNPSVGDDAGGAPTAAGAGKQAQIARGRELFREEDCVRCHSIGGVGGRRSPLDDIARHMDAAEMRDWILGTDAVRDGLSPSALNAKRVYRSLPPEDIDALIVYLQSL
- a CDS encoding ferredoxin reductase family protein — encoded protein: MIRTHRRRRLAIKPIAASPLGRWIQPGTWIALYLALIALPLLVLLLGDRPGGGGFGWDFALALGYAGLAMMAVQFALTARFKRATAPFGIDIIYYFHRYLAVIAFMLLLLHAALLVAIRPEAVGSIDPREAPAYMTLGWLAMLAFVSIMVTSLLRKQLRIDYDVWRRMHTVLAVLGIAFALLHILGSASYLLTPFKRGLWITLALSAIALVVHVRVIRPWWLQRHPWRVTEIRQERGRSWTVAVEPQHAAAFHYEPGQFSWLSLRASPLAMREHPFSFSSSPTRPGRLEFTIKALGDFTATIGDLQPGMAAWVDGPYGAFGVDRHPDATGHVFIAGGVGIAPIVSMLRALADRGDTRPLWLFYGNRRWERIVFREELDVMAGHLDLHVVHVLGEPPDGWTGERGFITREVLARHLPAGRHGFHYFICGPKPMIQLAERSLRSLDVPATRMHSEIFDLA